Within the Balaenoptera acutorostrata chromosome 10, mBalAcu1.1, whole genome shotgun sequence genome, the region TTTGGCTTTTTGCAAAATGCCTGTGTTTTGTGTGCACATAGTTTTATAAATGACATTCCTTTTCTCACAGTTTTTATTTAGAGCTCTTCtaaggtccatccctgttgctgtgtgtatatatagtctGTTGCTTGCCCCATAGGTCATTATGAGGATTAATCAGTACATGGAAAGTGCTTaggatagtgcctggcatatactaaGTGCCCAATTAGCAATTATTATTAACGATGTTGTTATTATTACGAAGCTCTTTTTTTGTCTGTTATCTTATTAGGGCCTCATTATAACCCTGTGAGATGGgtactattatcatcattttacagatgaggaaacaggctctgagAGTGTGTGCAACCTGGGCAAGGCTAGTTCTGTGGCCGTGAACCCAGGACATGTGGGTCTTTCCCTTGCCTCTCCGGGAGCAGCTGCCCACTGTCTGCCCACATCTTCAGGCTGTGAAGGAATTAATTTCTCATAAGCTGGCTTTAGGAAATGCTTCAGCAAGTCTTTTGACCTAGTGTCCTGCCTTAAGATAGGACTGATCCCCAAGTAAAGGCAGAGAGTTGGGGGACAGGGAAggtggggaaagggaaagggtCTTTGAGACCGTATCTCCCAGTAGTAAGTAGTCTAAATAGCTAGCAGTTACCAAGCACCTGCTCCGTGGCAGGCAGACCCTGCTAAGCTCCTGACTGCTGTCTACGTGGCTTCAATCCTGCTGTCAGCCCCGGGAGGTGCAGTTTCATTACTACTATCCTCCTTTTTGAGATGAGGGACAGGGGCCTTGAGGAGATGAAGCCCCCTTACCTGGGGTCTCACATCtggtaagtggcagggctggaatcCAAgaagcagtctgactccagagcctgagcGCTTGACCATGGGATAGTATGGACTTTGACCGCTGCCCTCACCACTCTGTCCTGCCATGGGCAATCAGGATGTTCCTCCTAACGTCTAACTAAATCTCACTCATGGCCTGAAGACTCCATCTTCTGGAAAGAGATTAGCTACCTGCCCTTGAAAGGGTGGGTAGGCACGTCTAGCACAGAAGTAGAGGGGTGGCCAGCCTGACCTCTCAGGGTCCCCACTAGCCAGAGGGATGGGAGAGACTCTCTCTTTCCCACATGGGGTATTCTTCCTCTGAGCTCCTCCAGCCCCCGCTCAGTGCCCCCAAACTCTGGGGACACTTTACTCCTTTCCTACTCTCTACCTTGGGCCTTtctccccagcccacctcccccGGGGGCTGCCTCCACGGCTTCTCCGCTGGCCCCTGCCCTGGCCCACCCACACCCCTTCTCCCAGGCGCCAGTGACTTTCTTCGACTCCACGCCCACGGGCCGGGTCCTCAACCGCTTTTCCTCCGACGTGGCCTGTGCGGATGACAGCCTGCCCTTCATCCTCAACATCCTCCTGGCCAACGCGGCAGGCCTGCTGGGCCTCCTGGCTGTGCTGGGCTCTGGCCTGccctggctgctgctgctgctgccgcctttGAGCCTCATCCACTATCGCGTGCAGCGCCACTACAGGGCCTCCTCGAGGGAGCTGCGGCGCCTGGGCAGCCTCACCCTGTCTCCTCTCTACACCCACCTGGCCGACACCTTGGCCGGCCTCCCTGTGCTCCGGGCCACCGGCACCACCCACAGGTGTGTGAGGTCCGCCGCCTCCAACCAGTGCGAGGGGGGTgaggtgctggggggaggggggaagagggacCCCTGAGAAGAAGGGGGGTGGGTCTCAGTCTCCTGAGAAGGGAAGGGTGGGTGAGGGCAtagggggaagaggaaggaaacagaaaaggggGAGAGTGACGCTGAGCAGACCCCTACAGGAGAGCACATTGGCTCCTGCGTACCACTGAGGTGCGGCCTGTGGACGTGCAGGTCAGCCCCGAGGAGGAGGCATTCTACGGGCAGGGAGTCTGGACGGGTCGGTGCAGCTGTGGCGTGGCCTCCCCCAGGTTTGAGGAGGAGAACCAGAGACTCCTGGAGCTAAACCAGAGGTGCCAGTTTGCTGCCAGCGCCACGATGCAGTGGCTGGACATTCGGCTACAGTTCATGGGGGCCGCAGTGGTCAGCGCCATCGCAGGCATCGCCCTGGTGCAGCACCAGCAGGGCCTCGCCAACCCAGGTGCCGCCCCGGGACCCTTCACTCTCACCTCAGAAGCGTGTTATTCCCAGCACCTGCCCCAGACCTCTCCTTGCACtgccccccgccgcccccagcCCCAAGCATTTTCACCTCCCAACCAGGGTTCCCTGTGAGGATGTGTTGTAATTCTCATCACCCGCATTTTAGAGTTGAGGAAACTTGAGTCTCAAGGAGTCACTCACCCTGGTGGTCGTGGATCTGGGACTAGTCAAGTCTTCTGATCTCCGCCCCTCCCTGCTCACCCATCCTCATCACTTAGCAACCGGCCCTAGCCCCTCTGCCTTCCACCCGTCCTCCCTCGTAGCCTTTCCACTCTGCTGCAGCCAGCCTCCTGTGGGCCTGGTCTGGCTCCTGCATCTTCCTCCTTCAGTGCCAGCTTCCTCTAAATGCCCACGGTCCACAGCTCAGGGTTCGCCCGTTCTGCCCAGCCATCCCCACACACATCCCAGCATCCAAGCCTCCCCTGGCAATTGTGTTCCCTTCCCCCAGGACTCGTGGGCCTGTCACTGTCCTACGCCCTGTCCCTGACGGGCCTGCTCTCCGGCTTGGTGAGCAGCTTCACACAGACAGAAGCCATGCTGGTGAGCGTCGAGCGGCTGGAGGAATACTCCTGTGACCTGCCCCAGGAGCCCCAGGGCCAGCGGCCGCAGGTAGCCTGCGCCCTCACCCCAGCCTGGGTGCTAGAACCCTGAAGGATCCTTCTGACGGCCCCAGTCTCTCCCCCAGTTCCTTTCCTTGTGCCCCTCACCATTTTTCTCAGCTCCTGTACCGTCCCCTGTGATCTCCCTGATTTTTGTGTCCATCCCCCGATCAGTCCTCATTTCCCCCACCTCTACTCTCACAGCATCCATCCCtcattcctctcccttccttccactttcttcattcctccccatctcacccatctccctccctctcccacccacgGACCCCACCAGCTGGGCATTGGCTGGCTGAGCCAGGGGAGCGTGGAGTTCCAGGATGTGGTGTTGGTGTACCGGCCAGGGCTGCCCAATGCCCTGGATGGGGTGACCTTCTGCGTACAGCCTGGAGAGAAGCTGGGCATCGTGGGCCGCACGGGCTCTGGCAAGTCTTCCCTGTTGTTGGTGCTCTTTCGGCTGCTAGAGCCCAGTTCTGGGCGAGTGCTGCTGGACGGCGTGGACACCAGCCAGCTGGAGCTGGCCGAGCTCAGGtccgggggagggaggagaggcgaCCAGACTACTGGCACTTAGAGGAAGGCCCAGTTAGGAAGGCTTTATATAAACTCAGGGCAGACAGGGTTGATCAGGAGGTGAGACGGAGGATGGGACAAGCAGGCGAGGATAGTGAGCTGCCAGTGCTCAGGTCGGGGTTCATAGCTGTGGTCCTAAGGTTTTCACCTTCCCAGGTTCACCTTGTGCTTCCCAGCATACACCTTCCACTCTAGACCACCAGTCACTGCCTCCTGAGTCGGAGCCTCCCAGGTGCTGTGACCTCGGGCTTGGCAGGCGGCGCTTGGGACAGCTGGAGACCTGGGCCAGTTGCCTCTGGCCACAAGGGGTCTCATCTGGAGCTAAACACCCCTCCCAACCACGTTGCCCTAGTATCATTTTTTCTGAGTTCCATGACATGGAAAAAGGTAGGGATGCTCTGTCCTAAAGCCCATTACTGATcccaggccctggccctggccttcCTGCCTTCTCTTCTAACCTGTGGTGGCCATAGGTTGACCATATGGCTCCTCAGGACCCAATTTCAGGCCCACTTCCAACCTTGAAGCATCCCCTACCCAGTCATTCCTTGGTCCCCTCTGGTCATTCCTTGCCATCCACTGCTGTCCCGTGATTGGAGTCAGTGCCATACGGTTTAGCTCATGCTTGTTCTGTTTTGCCCCTCAGTGAGATGTAATTTCCTTAAGGGCAGAGTCTAGGCCTTTGGTTTCTTTGGAATTCCTCATAGCACTGGCACAGTTCTAGGTACATGGCTGACCAAGCGGGAAACAGGATGGGGGTTATGTTCAGGTCTTATCCCCAAGCTTTTCTGAAGGGCTGGACCTATAGCTAAAACCTGTGCTGGGAGCAGAAGTGGCCACATCTCCAGCCAAGACCCCATGTCCTGTCCCCTTCTCATCCCCCAGATCCCAGCTGGCTATCATCCCCCAGGAGCCCTTTTTGTTCAGTGGAACTGTTCGGGAAAACCTGGACCCCCGGGGTCTGTATGAGGACAGGGCCCTGTGGCAGGCCCTGGAGCAGTGCCACCTGAGTGAGGTGATCATATCTATGGGTGAGTTCTAGGTCCTGTCCTGCATGGTGGCAGGAGTGAgcagggagggggctgagggaggCTCAGAACCCAGGAGTGAAGATGCTGTGCTTTTCAGGTGGTCTGGATGGTGAGCTGGGCGAGGGGGGCCGGAGCTTATCTCTGGGGCAGAGGCAGCTGCTGTGTCTGGCCAGGGCTCTCCTCACAGATGCCAAGGTAAGACAAGAGAAAGGGACATTCGAGAGGGCCAGGAAGAAGGCAGGGGACAtgtgaggggtggggggtgaggaagTGGACTGGGGAGAGGTCTCAAGGGACCTAGTTAGTTTTTCTTTTAGAGCTGGAGGTGGGGAGCTGTGGGCTGGCCTGCGCCAGACCGGGAGGTGGGGGCTGGGGCTTATGTAGCAGCCATGGCTGaccttcttctccctcctcccccctcatcCTCTCCACATGGTCCAGATCTTGTGTATCGACGAGGCCACAGCAAGCGTGGACCAGAAGACAGACCAGCTGCTCCAGCAGACCATCTGTAAACGCTTTGCCAACAAGACAGTGCTGACCATCGCCCACAGGTGTGTAGGCATCCAGAGTGAGAATCTAATCAGGGCCTAAGGTGTCATGGACCCATAGCCTCCCTTCCTTTCAGGAACCCCAGGGGTCAGGGCTCTAGAGATTCCAACCCCCATGAATCTCAGCTCCGTGTTCTCCAGGCACCAACCCAGGCCCTTTGTAGCGCATTGTCTGAGGGagcctgcagcccctcccctggcACAGAGCCAGGGGCTGAAGCCTGTGGGGCAGGCTGGTGCTGTCcagaggagaagaggagggaaagcaGGTCAGCTTTCTCTAGGGCGTTGTCCTCCATCCCCACGCTGACCACCCTCTCCCACGCAGGCTCAACACGATCCTGAACTCGGACCGGGTGCTGGTGCTGCAAGCCGGGAGGGTGGCGGAGCTGGACTCCCCCGCCGTCCTGCGCAGCCAGCCCCACTCACTGTTCCAGCAGCTGCTGCAGAGCAGCCAGCAGGGAGCCCGCTCTTCTCCCTGAGGGCCCCGAGTCCCCGCCCCACAGGGCCTCCCTCTGTCCTACCCACTGCTGCCTGCAACAGGGGGGCCTGCCGCTTGTTTACACCCCTCTGTGGCTCTACCTCTCTCTCACCTCCGCAGAGGGGAAAAGGGTACCCTGGGTTCCTCTTTACAAACCACTCCTTCTCGGGGGCAGTGTCCCGCGGCTTCCCCAGAAGCAGGCCTCTGCTCTGGCCTTCTTGCATCTGGGACTCCGGGCGGATTTTTTCTGGCAAAGGAGCCCACATGCACTTCCATagttttatttgataaaattcccATCTTACACTctgtgtattaaaaaaataatatttctggcATGAGGCTGAGGTCCCTCAGTGTTGTGTACTCCAGCTGAGGGGTGGCGAGAAAGGGCCAATCCAGTCTGAGTGGCAGAGGAGGTGAAGGAGGGGGCAGGAAAGCCCCCACCGCCATCACAGTGCTGTGGTCTTCCCAGGCTCAGGGGGCAAGTCAGGCGGCAGGGGGAGCCCTGCCGACAGCATGCTAACCTGACACTCCTGGTCCTGGCGCGCCGGGGCGTAGTGTGGGGCAGGGTAGCAACAGGGTCCAGGGGGGCAGACACCCCGGCGCCAGGCTCTCAGGGTCAGCAACACCGTGGACAGGACCAGAGCGGCAGTGACAGCCCCAAACAGCACCACAGCCACCAGGCTAGACTCGCCCAGCCTGGCCTCTTGCCTCCGCACTACCTCCTTCACGGAGATGCGCAGCAGACCAGCGCCCCCGCTGTGGGGAACAGGCCCCGTGGCAGGTACCACCACAGCTGAGGTGGGCCCCGGGGGGATGTCCGCTATGGTGGCGGGATCTGGGACGGGTAAGACTAGCTCACAAGTCTTGCCACCATAGCCACTTGGGCAGAGACAGTCAAAGTCATGGACCCGGTCCCGACAGCGGGCCCCTCTCTGGCATGGGCGGCTGGCACAGTCATCCAGGTTGATGGTGCAGAAGCGCCCAGCAAAGCCctcagggcagaggcaggagaagCGGTTGATGCCGTCCAGGCAGGTGGCGCCGTTAGCACAAGGCCGCATCAGACAGTCGTCCACGTTCACCTCGCAGCGGGCACCCACAAAGCCCGCCAAGCAGTGGCATGTGAAGTTGAGGGCAAAGCCCTGGTCATCCTGGCACTGCCCGCCATTCCGGCATGGGGAGCtgagtggggtgggagagggcatTTTACCGACTGCCATCTGCAGGGTAGCCCAGGTTGACATCCTGATCACTGCCACCACTACCACCCCCCTTCTAGCTATGTCACCTTGAGCCACTTTTCTGTGAGCCTCAaatgcctcattttaaaaataggattagaggaattccctggcgatctggtggttaggactctgtgctttcactgccaagggcctgtgttcgttcgatccctggttgaggaactaagatcccacaagctgcacagcacggccaacaaataaatgaaattttaaaataaataagtttttaaaaaaataaaaatgggataaGAGCAGTACCCAGCTTCCCAAATGGTAAGGGTTAGATGAGATAATCCAGGGTCAAGCAGGTAGCAGAGGGCCTGGCCCCAAAGCAAGGCTCAAGGCAAGTGTACAATTATTATCCACGCAGGCTCTCGGGCTTAAGGTGGAAATGAGGAAGAGTCCAGACCTGTAGGCCATTTCCCCATTCACCACGAGGCATAAGGCTGCCGCGTGGAACAACTTTAGGGGCTGCATGCCACCCTTCCTGGGAGGATGAGGGGAGTCCTAGGCCCTCAGCCTCCCCACCCAGGGGAGTCACACATTGATGTGTTACACCTCCAGCCCCTGTAGATTTTTGTTGTTGGAGAAATGGTTCACATGGTACCAAAAAAGTTGAGAAACCCTACGGATACTCTGACAGACTGGATTTTATCTTCGAGTACCCCCGTGTGGGACTTCTGACTGTCAGCCCTAACACTGCCCCACCATACTCTCAACAGTCCTCTCTCCTCCATCACCAGATCCTCATCTAACCTGGGGCCAGCACTCACCCTGCCTGCTCACAGGGTCCGGCCTTGCGCTCACAGTCACGCCCGTGGAAGCCTGGTGGGCACACACAGTGGTACTTGCCGCCCCCATCATATACGCACTGGCCTCCGTTCCGGCAGGGGGACTGTGTGGTACAGATGTGCTCATCTGGAGAGGAGACAAGGAGGGCTCGGAGTTAGCCCCTCATGTCTGGCACCCAGAcctgcccaggccccacccaaAGCTCTGTGAGTGTGGCTCATACTACAATCCCAGCCTGGGCTGGTACAGTGTAGTGGGGGAAAACAACACTGAGTTTGGAGTCGGGAGGCACTCAGCCCTGGCCCTGTTAGTCTGTCTCAAAGTGCCTTTGGGCAAGTTGTATCTTGTCTGtagatctcagtttcctcatctgtaatatgagtACAGTTTTCCGTAGGTGTCTTGCCTACCACATGGGGTTGTGTTTAGGACCAGTTCAGACAACAGATAGGTATAAAGTCTAAAATTATAAGCTACCATATATTTTCGGGTTTGAGCCAGACACAAGAGGCGCTCAATAAATAAGGATGGATGTTCTCCTAAGACACATGGGGTCCCCAGACAACAGCTACCCTCGCTACTCCCCTACCTTTGTCACAGAACTTGCCTGCCCAGCCACTGTGACAGATGCACTGCCAGGGCTGGTGGCAGGTACCATGCTGGCAGCCAGGCATCCTCACACAGCGCTCACAGTGCAGCCCCTCCCAGCCTGGGTCACACCTGATGGGGAGAAGCACAGGGTCAGGGCTCTGGGTagaaggatgtgaagaaatgCAGGAGGCAAGATCAGAGCTTCTAGGAAACAGACCAATATGACAGCCCCCAAGGGAAAGCAGGCCTATCCCAGGTTGATACAGGGCTGTGCAGGGTCACGGGACACATATATGGTATCAGACCATCAGACACTAGCATTCAAGTCCTGGTTCTGCACTTTGtctaacctttctgagcctcagttttttcatctgtaaactggggatacaCTTGGCAGGGATGTGTTGAGGAAATTACGATGATGTCTGTAAGTGCCCCCAGCACCACTCCTGGCATGTCTGAGGTgcttagaaacatttttttaaaaagagtgaccTTGAAAGGTCATCAGGACTATTTTCCTACCCTGATTCCAGGGCAAAGGCCTGCTCTACTTCGGAGAGTCCCAAGCACCCTCAGCCCCTCCAGGACTTTGCCCTGTCAGCTCATTTCCTTATGACCAGACACACTTTCCTCCTGCTGCAGAATTTGCCCAACCCCACCCCACTGAGTCAATTACTCAAATTCATCAGAAAAGACTCTCGTAAGCGCTTCTCCCCAGCAACCCTTGCAACAGCCTTTCTTTTCCAGGCTAAACCAATTCTCTTTATGTGTTTCCTTTATCTCCCCTTTTCCTTATGGCTCCCACTCTCCACACTCCCTCAAGCTTCGGGTCTTTCTCCTGGTATCTTGAAGAGGAATGTTGCAGAATACCTGGTTGGGAGAGTGAAGTGGGGAGCCATAAGCTAGAAGAAGCAAAGGAGAGGCAAGGCAAAGGGGAACTGGGGAGGGGTAAGCACAGGGTGAGGGGCTGGCCTTCGGCTCTGTGTGCCACGTGCAcgaggggatggggagagagcagtagAGTCTTAAGCCCCTAAACATTCTGCTCTGGGGCTTGAGCTGGTTGTGGGTGTGGAGGCCTGGGAAATGTGGAGCACAGCGTTTGGGAACACGTGCTCGGAGAGGTACCTGCAGGAGCCATCAGGTGCACAGCAGCCATGGGCCAGGTCACAGTGGGAGCTGCAGTCATCAGCTGCAAGAGATTGATGTGAGAGGGGTGAGCCCGAGGTCAGCGTTCAGCTGCCTGAGATGCGGGGCTAGGGAGAGGATGCAGGGTCCCAGTGATTGGGTGGACTCAGCTCTGGGACAGGGCAGAACAGAGACTCATCCCATTCCAAAGGGATGTCCTGGGTGTCGCCAACCCCGCGGGTCGGAGCGCCTGCAGTGCCATCTCTGGCCGGCAGAGGTCAACGTGCAAGCGAGGGACAGCCGGACAGGGCCGCGACCTGAGCCCAGGGGAGCGCTCACCTCGGGCAGGCTTTACGGGTGCCCCCAGGATGCACAACAGGCACACGAGATGTAGGCAGCGGCAGCCGCTGGGCATGGTCAGCGCCGGCCCCGGGAGGGACAGACGGACCGCCGGACGTGCGGACACCTGTGGGACGGCACAGGCTGGGAGGCGGCCGGACGCGGAGATAGCGGCACAGATTCCGGTTCCGAGTGATACGAGCCGAGAGGGGAGAGGGGCGTCCAGACAGAAAAAGTCGGTGGGGGCAGCGGAGGGCGGGGGTTGGGAAGGTTTGAGCAGACGAGGGGATTGGAGACAGGAACCGGGAGCGGGCTCTGTAGGAAGAAGGTGAAGGATGGGCAGCGCAGAGCGAGGTCAGGACACTGGAAGGGCCGGGGAACGCAGTCGGACGGAGGGGGACAGGGAACAGCGCCGAGGGGCGTCCTCGAGCACGGGGGCGACGCGGGGGCTGGTTCCCGGCAGCGAGCAgtctctgccccccacctccGACTCCCCGCAGGACTTGCTCCTGCATCCCCTTCCTACCTCCGCGGCACTCGGCTCGGCCACGGCGCGGGGCCTGGGCACCCCAGAGCGCCCCCAGCCCAGCGCGCCCCTGCCCTCGCGCTCCTCACCTCGGGCTGGGAGGCGGCGCGCCCCGGGGCGCAGAGCGAGGCCGGATCCGACGGACTCAGACGAGGGGCTGGGCCGGGGCGCTGGGCCGC harbors:
- the DLK2 gene encoding protein delta homolog 2; the protein is MPSGCRCLHLVCLLCILGAPVKPARADDCSSHCDLAHGCCAPDGSCRCDPGWEGLHCERCVRMPGCQHGTCHQPWQCICHSGWAGKFCDKDEHICTTQSPCRNGGQCVYDGGGKYHCVCPPGFHGRDCERKAGPCEQAGSPCRNGGQCQDDQGFALNFTCHCLAGFVGARCEVNVDDCLMRPCANGATCLDGINRFSCLCPEGFAGRFCTINLDDCASRPCQRGARCRDRVHDFDCLCPSGYGGKTCELVLPVPDPATIADIPPGPTSAVVVPATGPVPHSGGAGLLRISVKEVVRRQEARLGESSLVAVVLFGAVTAALVLSTVLLTLRAWRRGVCPPGPCCYPAPHYAPARQDQECQVSMLSAGLPLPPDLPPEPGKTTAL